The sequence CCGAGCGCCAGGTTCTTGGTGAGGCCGGTGGTGACGACGGTCCGTTCGGGGGCGTGCAGGGCCGGGGAGACGGCGGGCTCGGAGCTGTCGTACACCAGGTCGCAGTAGATCTCGTCGGAGACGACGACGAGGTCCAGTTCACGGGCCACCGCCGCCAACTCACCTACGGTGGCGGCCGATGCGACCGTTCCGGTGGGGTTGTCCGGGACCGTCACGACCACCGCACGCGGGTGCTGCCCGGCCGCCCGCGCGTCGGTGACCGCCTCGCGCAGCCGGTCCGGGTCGGGGACCCCGCCCTGCCCCGGACGGATCGGTACGGGGATGGGCCGCGCCCCGACCAGCCGGGCCTGGGCGGCGTAACTCACCCAGCTCGGCACCGGCACGATCACGTCCCCGCCGATGGCCAGCAGCAGGGCGAAGAGGAGCGACTTGCTGCCGGGACCGGCCACCACGAGCCCCGGGTCGATGCCCAGGCCGCGCCGCTCCCAGTACCCGGCGACGGCGGTGCGCAGGGCGGGGGATCCGGCGACGGAGCCGTACGCGTTCTCGTCGGCCGCCGCCGCGAGCCGGTCCCTGAGGGCGGGGAGGACGGGCAGGCCGATCTCCCCGCTCGCCATCGACAGGACCCGCTCCCCGGCCCGCCGCCGACGGGCCAGGGCCTCGTCGGCGGCGAGGGTCGCCGACATGGAGACCGGTGCGGAGACGGGTGTGGAGACCGGTGGGGGCTCTGGCATGGCAAGCAGCTCCAGTGCTCGGTGTGGCGTGTGCGGTGTGGGGTGTACGGGTCAGGGGGCCGGGGTGGTCGTGGCGTACCGCTCCCGTAGCTCGGCCTTGCGGACCTTGCCGGTCAGGGTCTTGGGGAGCGCGGGGACGAGTTCCAGCCGGTCCGGCAGGAAGCGGTCGTCGTGGCCCGCATCCGTGACCCGGGCCCGGATCTCCTCCAGCGTCGGACCCCGGCCGCCGCGCGGGACCACCACGGCGACGATCACGTCGCCCGTCCCGTCGGCCGCCTCCAGCCCCACCAGCGCGGCTTCCTCCGCCCTCGGGTGGCTGCCGATCACCGCCTCCAGCTCCGTCATGGGCGCCACCCGCCCGTCCCGCAGGACCGCGTCCCGGGCCCGGCCGATGATGCGGATGCCGCCCCGGCCGTCGTCCCGGGCGAGGTCGCCGGTGTCGAACCAGCCGTCCTCGTCCAGCTCGGCCGCGAACGCCTCGGGCCGCCGGTGGTACCCCAGCGCCAGCGACGCGCCCCGCACCTTGAGCCGGCCCACGGAACCCTCGGCGCCCGGGGCCCCGTACGCCTCCGACGTCTCGATCCGGGTCTCCATGGCGTCGATCGCACGGCCGTTGCTCCGCGCCGACCAGCCCTCGGGGTCCTCGGGGCGGGTGGTGGTCACGGGGCCGTTCTCCGACATGCCCCACAGCGAGTGGGCGCGGGCGCCGAGCGTCTCGTGGACCTCGTCCGCCAGCTCCTGGAGCACCGGCGCCGAGCCGATCACCACATGCCGCAGCGTGCTCGTCTCCCGCCGCTCGGCCCGCTGGGAGGCGGCCACATCGGCGAGGGTGGCGGGCGGCCCGTACAGCAGGGTCGCCCCGTACCGCTCCACCAGGTCGAGGAGGGCCTCGTTACGGCGTACGTCCTGGAAGGCGACCGTGCCGCCGAGCATGACCCCGGCCAGCACCCCTTGCGCGAAGCCCGAGTAGTGGACGAGGGGAGTGGAAACGGCCGCCACCCAGCCGACGCCGTCCCCGGCCCTGTCCCCGTCACCGCCCTCGTCCTTGCCCGCCCCGAACGCGTCGACGTATCCGCGTACCGCCGAGTGCACCGTGTTCTGGCTGTGCAGCACCCCCTTGGACAGACCCGTGGTGCCGGAGGTGAACAGCACCACGAACGGGTCGTCCGCGCCGAGCGCCAGACCCTCCAGCCGGGCGGCGGCGCCTTCCCGCTCCTCCCGCTCCTCCGCCACAAAGTGCTCGTGGAAGGGGCGCGCACCCTCGGGCAGCGGGCCGTCCACCACCAACACGTGCTTCAGGGAAGGGAGTTCGTCCTTCAGTCGGGTGGCGATCTCCGCCAGCGGGGTGCCCGACCACTCCGGGAGCGTGATGCACACCCGGGCCTCGGTGAGCCCGAGGCGGTGGCGCAGCTCCACCTCCGTGCAGACGGGCGAGATCGGGATGATGACCGCGCCGACCCGGATGGAGGCGAAGATCAGCGGCACCATCTCCCACCGGTTGGGCAGTTGTACGGCAACGAAGTCGCCGCGCTGGACGCCCAGTTCGAGCAGCGCCAGGGCGAACCGGTCCGTCAGGCGGTTCAGTTCGGCGTAGTCGAGGGTGTCCGTACGGGACTCCGCCACGCGCCGTCCCGCGATGGCCAGTCGGCGCGGGTGCTCCCGGGCCTGGCGGTGGAGGTCGTCGAGGAAGGTCGCCTCCCGCCACCAGCCCCGGCGGCGGTTCTCGGCGGCACGTTCTCCGTCGGTTCCGGTGCGCCCCTCCGCGCCGGCCGCCCCGGCGGAGGCCGACTCGCGCCCCTCCACGACAGTTGCCCCGGCGGGGGCTGGCTCGCTCTCCTCCGCGACAGCCGCCCCGACGGAGCCAGGCTCGCTCTCCTCCGCGCCGGCCGCCCCCGCACGTACCGCCCGCTCCCTCGCCGCCGTACTCATCAGCTCTCCTTCCGGCGGGCCGCCAGCAGCTCCGGCAGCGGGTTGCCCGCGCGGGAGGCCGCGATCTCCAGCAGGTCCCGGGTGTTCTGGCGGACCCGGTCGCCGACCCAGTCGAAGACCCACGCCTTGCGCGCCTCGGCCTCCAGGTCGAACGGGACGACCCGGGTGACGGCCAGGGCGGCAGAGGCGGCGCCGCCGATGTTGGCGATCACGCCGGGGACCAGACCGGCCCCCGAGGCGGCCACCTTCTCCTTGGCCGCCGCGCTGGAGGCGAGGTTGGCGCCCTCCACCACCAGGCCGGCCCGCAGCCGGTGGGCGTTCTCGGCGTTGATCGCGTACTTCTGCGCGGCCAGGATCAGGATGTCCGCGTCCACGTCCAGCCAGGCGTCGGGTTCGGCGGAGAGCGTGACGTTCTGCGGGAGCCGGGTGCGGTCGATGGCCCCGAACTGGTCGGTGATGGCGACGAGTTCGGCCACCGGCAGCCGGTCCGCGCTGATGGTGCCCCGCACGTCCGCGACGCCGACGACGATGTGCCCCCGGTCCTCCAGGAACCGCGCCACCGCCCGGCCCACCGCGCCGAACCCCTGCACCACGACCCGGGCTGGTTCGGTGCGGCCGCTCGCCTCCAGGGCGGTGATCGCGGCGACGCCGACACCGTGGCCGGTGGCGTCGATCAGGGGCTCGTAGTACGTACGCCAGTCGATCGGCATGTCCGGGGCGCCGAGCCGGTAGCGGGGGTCGTACTTCGCCTCCTCGAAGAAGACGGCCCGGTCGGCGGGGGTGACGCCCATGTCGATGCCGAGGTGGATACCGCCGTGCAGGAGCGGCTTCACCGTGCGGCCGAAGGTGCGGAAGGTCTCCTCGCGGGCCGCGCCCTCGGAGTTCGTACCGTCGGCGACGATCCCGGCCTTGGCGCCGCCGATGCGCAGCCCCGCCAGGGTGAACTTCTCGGTCATGTCCCGGGCCAGGCCCGCGACTTCCTCCTCGGTGACCCCCGTGGTCATCCGGGTGCCGCCCATCGCCAGGCCGTCGACGAGCGTGTCGATGACCACCCATCCCTTGATGGCGCCGCCGCTGCCGTTGAGGTGGACGGTGAGGGCGGGGTCCTGCGGTTCTTCCAGAGCGCTCATGACGAAATCCCTGTTCTGTCAGGTGCGTGGGGCAGATGTGTAAAGGGGGCGGATCACTGGTAGAGCTGTGCGAAGCCCCGCAGGATCTCCAGGCCGTCCTTGCGGAACTCCAGGTGGGCCTGCGCGCCGTGGATCCGGCCGTCGTCCGAGCGCAGGAACTCCACGGGCGCGTGCTCGGAGCGGCCGATGGAGCGGTAGCCCGCCGGGGCCTCCTGGAGGTAGAGGGTGTGCCGGTGGAAGACGGTGACCGTGGGCTTCACGTAGGTGAAGAGCGGCTCCTCCGTGTCCACCCGCACCTCGTAGCCGCCGACCCGCTGCGGCCCCTCCGCGAGGCGGCCGCCGGCCGCGACGGCGAGGATCTGCATCCCGCCGCAGATGCCGAAGACCGGCACGTCCGTGGTCGTCACCAGGTCGATCAGGGGCTTGTAGAACGCGCTGTCGTACGCGCGCACCTTGGTGCCGCTCAGCACGATGGCCTGGTAGCGGCCGTCCACCCGGGCGGGTACGGACGCGGCGTCGACGGCCTCCGTGTCCGAGCCCAACTCTTCTAAGCGCGAGCGGAGTTGCTTGAGCGACAGCGTTCCGTTGTTGACGACCAGCACACGGGATCTGCTCATGCCTCTCCGCCTTCCGATCGGGTGATCAGCGTGCCGGTGGAGCCGTCCAGCAGCTCGGTGACGGCGGCGCTGCCGATGACGACCCGCTCCACTCCGCCTTCCAGGGCCTCACCGGCGGCGCGCAGCTTCTTGCGCATGCCGCCCTTGGCGCCCTTGTCGCGGAAGGCGGCCGCGTCCGCCGCGCTGATCCGGTGTACCGGCCGGTCGTCGATGAGCAGATGGCCGACGTCGGTGACCAGGACCAGGTCGGATGCGCCGGTGGCCCCGGCGATCGCGGCGGCGGCCCGGTCGGCGTCGGTGTTGACCTCCTGGCCGGCCGCGTTCCGGGCGAGCGGGGTGACCAGGTAGGCGTGGCCGGGCTGGAGGTTCTTCAGCGGGGCCGGGTCGACGCCGGTGATGGGGCCGACGAGGTTCTCCAGCTCCACGAGCTGCTTCTCCCGCCACCACCACCGCTCGCCCTCGGCCGCGCTGACCAGGCCGTCGCTGCCGAGCAGCCGCTCGGCGGTGATGCCCCGGCTCTCCAGCCGCGTGAGGACGTCCTCGGCCAGGACGGCGCTGACCGTCTTGATGTCGTCGATGACCTCGGGGGTGGTCCACCGGCTCTGGTTGCCGTACCGGTCGCGGAGGATGGCGGACGGTTCGCTGTAGCGGGCGTCGAGTTTCTTGAGCGGCTTGGACCAGCCGTGCACGAGGATCAGGGGCCGGTCCCGGCCATGCCGGGCCAGGTCGTCCCACCAGGTGCCGTCGAGGCCGTCCAGGCAGCTGCCGCCGAGCTTGACCACCGTAGGAAGGGAACGGTCCGCGCTCATGCCGGCATCACCGGCTGCTGCGTCAACCCCGTCTCCTCCGGCAGCCCGAACCGCAGGTTCGTCACCTGCACGGCCTGCCCCGCCGCCCCCTTGACCAGGTTGTCGAGTGCGGCGAGCACGACGATCCGGCCGCCCTCCTCGTCCAACAGGGCCGTGACGTCGGCGTAGTTGGAACCGAGCACCACCTGCGGGTCGGGGACCGGGATCAGCGTCTCGTTGTGCCGCCGGACCCGGACGAACGGGCGCCCCTTGTAGAAGCGCAGATAGGCCCGGTTCAGCTCGCGCTGGTCCACCTTCTCGTCGGTGAACACATACGAACTGGTCAGCAGCCCCCGTACGTTGGGGACGCCGTACGCCGACATGGAGAGGTTCCCGATGGTGCCGGGCTTGCTCCGCTCCAGGAAGTCCCCGACCTCGGCGGCGTGCCGGTGCCCGGTCGGGGAGTACGGGGCGATGGCCCCGGCCCGGAACGGGTGCAGGTCGGAGGTTCGCAGCTGGACTCCCCCGCCGCTGGACCCGCTCTTGCCGTCCACCACCACCGTCTTCAGGTCGAGGCCGAGCCCGAGGGTGAGCGGGGCCAGTCCCAGGGTGATCGCGGTGGCGTAGCAGCCGGGCAGCGAGATGAGGGCGGCGTCCTTCAACTGGTCGCCGATCAGCTCCGGTACGCCGTAGACGAAGCGGTCCGCCAGGTCGGTGCGGCGCTTGACCTTCGGGTACCAGCGGTCGTGCAGCTCCGGCGTACGGATGCGGAACGCGCCGCTGAGGTCGACGATCGCCGGGATGCGGTCGGCGAGCAGCGAGGACAGCTCGGCCGAGACCGGTGCCGGGGTGGCCAGGAAGAGGACGTCGGCCTTCTCCGCGACCTCCTCGGTGACCGGCTGGATGGTCAGGCCCCGGTCGTTGCGGAGGCCGGGGTGGAGCTCGGAGGGGCGGCGGCCGATGTTGGAGGAGCCGCCCAGGAAGGTGAGTTCGAGGTCGGGGTGCTGGGTGATGAGGCGGATGAGTTCGCCGCCGGCGAGCCCGGAGGCGCCGACGACTCCTGCACGGATCATGCGAGTAGCTCCTGCACATGACGGCCGATGGCCGAGGGGATGTCCGCTCCGGTGGCCGAGGCCACGGCCCGGAAGCCGGGGGCGTGGTTGACCTCGTTGACGACATAGCCGTCGGGGGTGGCGAAGAGGTCGACCCCGTAGATGCCGGGGCCGAGGACGTCGACCACACCGTCGACGATCTTGACGACGTCGGGGTCGTGGGCGATGGCGCGGTTCTTGTTGCCGAGGGCCGCGTTGTTGCGCCAGTCGCTGCCGCCGCTCTCGAACTCCGCCGCCCCGATCAGCTCCCGCCCGACGACCAGGCACCGCACCGAGCTGCCGCCGAGGTACGGCTC is a genomic window of Streptomyces sp. SID8374 containing:
- a CDS encoding pyridoxal phosphate-dependent aminotransferase, with the protein product MPEPPPVSTPVSAPVSMSATLAADEALARRRRAGERVLSMASGEIGLPVLPALRDRLAAAADENAYGSVAGSPALRTAVAGYWERRGLGIDPGLVVAGPGSKSLLFALLLAIGGDVIVPVPSWVSYAAQARLVGARPIPVPIRPGQGGVPDPDRLREAVTDARAAGQHPRAVVVTVPDNPTGTVASAATVGELAAVARELDLVVVSDEIYCDLVYDSSEPAVSPALHAPERTVVTTGLTKNLALGGWRTGVARLPDSELGRALHTRLTAVASQIWSSPPAPVQTAAAYAFGEPPEVTERVAASRRLHETVVRAVAARFTAVGARLAPVAATCYLYPDFEPLREHLAAAHGVHGGDGLAALLSERYGVGVLPATAFGEAARPLRIRAATSHFYGESAEQRTAALESADPLALPWIRESVDRVGEVLADLTGAPVPALAPHA
- a CDS encoding AMP-binding protein codes for the protein MSTAARERAVRAGAAGAEESEPGSVGAAVAEESEPAPAGATVVEGRESASAGAAGAEGRTGTDGERAAENRRRGWWREATFLDDLHRQAREHPRRLAIAGRRVAESRTDTLDYAELNRLTDRFALALLELGVQRGDFVAVQLPNRWEMVPLIFASIRVGAVIIPISPVCTEVELRHRLGLTEARVCITLPEWSGTPLAEIATRLKDELPSLKHVLVVDGPLPEGARPFHEHFVAEEREEREGAAARLEGLALGADDPFVVLFTSGTTGLSKGVLHSQNTVHSAVRGYVDAFGAGKDEGGDGDRAGDGVGWVAAVSTPLVHYSGFAQGVLAGVMLGGTVAFQDVRRNEALLDLVERYGATLLYGPPATLADVAASQRAERRETSTLRHVVIGSAPVLQELADEVHETLGARAHSLWGMSENGPVTTTRPEDPEGWSARSNGRAIDAMETRIETSEAYGAPGAEGSVGRLKVRGASLALGYHRRPEAFAAELDEDGWFDTGDLARDDGRGGIRIIGRARDAVLRDGRVAPMTELEAVIGSHPRAEEAALVGLEAADGTGDVIVAVVVPRGGRGPTLEEIRARVTDAGHDDRFLPDRLELVPALPKTLTGKVRKAELRERYATTTPAP
- a CDS encoding Glu/Leu/Phe/Val dehydrogenase, with the protein product MSALEEPQDPALTVHLNGSGGAIKGWVVIDTLVDGLAMGGTRMTTGVTEEEVAGLARDMTEKFTLAGLRIGGAKAGIVADGTNSEGAAREETFRTFGRTVKPLLHGGIHLGIDMGVTPADRAVFFEEAKYDPRYRLGAPDMPIDWRTYYEPLIDATGHGVGVAAITALEASGRTEPARVVVQGFGAVGRAVARFLEDRGHIVVGVADVRGTISADRLPVAELVAITDQFGAIDRTRLPQNVTLSAEPDAWLDVDADILILAAQKYAINAENAHRLRAGLVVEGANLASSAAAKEKVAASGAGLVPGVIANIGGAASAALAVTRVVPFDLEAEARKAWVFDWVGDRVRQNTRDLLEIAASRAGNPLPELLAARRKES
- a CDS encoding gamma-glutamyl-gamma-aminobutyrate hydrolase family protein (Members of this family of hydrolases with an active site Cys residue belong to MEROPS family C26.), which produces MSRSRVLVVNNGTLSLKQLRSRLEELGSDTEAVDAASVPARVDGRYQAIVLSGTKVRAYDSAFYKPLIDLVTTTDVPVFGICGGMQILAVAAGGRLAEGPQRVGGYEVRVDTEEPLFTYVKPTVTVFHRHTLYLQEAPAGYRSIGRSEHAPVEFLRSDDGRIHGAQAHLEFRKDGLEILRGFAQLYQ
- a CDS encoding acetylglutamate kinase, producing the protein MSADRSLPTVVKLGGSCLDGLDGTWWDDLARHGRDRPLILVHGWSKPLKKLDARYSEPSAILRDRYGNQSRWTTPEVIDDIKTVSAVLAEDVLTRLESRGITAERLLGSDGLVSAAEGERWWWREKQLVELENLVGPITGVDPAPLKNLQPGHAYLVTPLARNAAGQEVNTDADRAAAAIAGATGASDLVLVTDVGHLLIDDRPVHRISAADAAAFRDKGAKGGMRKKLRAAGEALEGGVERVVIGSAAVTELLDGSTGTLITRSEGGEA
- the argC gene encoding N-acetyl-gamma-glutamyl-phosphate reductase; translation: MIRAGVVGASGLAGGELIRLITQHPDLELTFLGGSSNIGRRPSELHPGLRNDRGLTIQPVTEEVAEKADVLFLATPAPVSAELSSLLADRIPAIVDLSGAFRIRTPELHDRWYPKVKRRTDLADRFVYGVPELIGDQLKDAALISLPGCYATAITLGLAPLTLGLGLDLKTVVVDGKSGSSGGGVQLRTSDLHPFRAGAIAPYSPTGHRHAAEVGDFLERSKPGTIGNLSMSAYGVPNVRGLLTSSYVFTDEKVDQRELNRAYLRFYKGRPFVRVRRHNETLIPVPDPQVVLGSNYADVTALLDEEGGRIVVLAALDNLVKGAAGQAVQVTNLRFGLPEETGLTQQPVMPA